In Pseudorasbora parva isolate DD20220531a chromosome 9, ASM2467924v1, whole genome shotgun sequence, the following proteins share a genomic window:
- the LOC137089540 gene encoding uncharacterized protein codes for MRLHVVLAPDNIRRLDISENLTSVEHLKIILQEKLEIKDDFLIQFEDPEFGNELCNLTSITELPPDRAVLKILLKLPEECESEISISSLDTASMSSPSISSNQSSPSLNIRHQENSQWPSSFPIPKFKYDVELRLAKGNENFREDGSLLTIPREMKMEILDAIAQAIFSFKAYPNNQELESVSAALIKKHPCLKDPGAGTGYHSWTMSIKYKVGNYRQKLRSVGCSEVAVNQRADKDSRRLKKAKRCEVNFLPDIPLGQTEYSLQKERDALQEELKKKHFNMAFVDSKMELTFPLRRKEIVDKEPLVADVLKQWPALFLEDQVCAEFYRITQTNLKSTFFSSLDEYASPMIKLYRARGGAYEEEMKTLIDQLDNQVII; via the exons ATGCGGCTACATGTTGTGTTGGCCCCTGATAATATCAGGAGGTTGGATATTTCAGAAAATCTCACTTCAGTTGAACACTTGAAAATTATTCTTCAAGAAAAGCTTGAAATCAAGGATGACTTCTTGATTCAATTTGAGGATCCTGAGTTCGGAAATGAACTCTGTAACTTGACCAGTATCACAGAGCTTCCACCAGATAGAGCAGTGCTGAAGATACTCCTGAAACTACCTGAAGAATGTGAATCTGAGATCTCCATTTCATCTTTAGACACTGCCAGTATGTCATCCCCATCCATCAGCTCAAACCAGAGTTCCCCTTCCTTAAATATCAGACACCAGGAAAATTCTCAGTGGCCCTCTTCTTTCCCGATTCCCAAGTTTAAGTATGATGTTGAGTTACGCCTTGCCAAAGGGAATGAGAATTTTAGAGAAGATGGATCACTTCTCACAATACCAAGAGAAATGAAAATGGAGATCTTGGATGCCATTGCTCAAGCTATTTTTTCATTCAAAGCTTATCCAAATAATCAAGAATTGGAGTCGGTGTCTGCTGCATTGATTAAAAAGCATCCATGTCTCAAGGATCCAGGCGCAGGAACAGGTTATCACAGCTGGACTATGAGTATCAAATATAAGGTTGGGAACTACCGCCAGAAACTACGATCAGTAGGTTGCTCTGAAGTTGCTGTAAACCAAAGAGCGGACAAGGATTCTAGACGTTTGAAAAAAGCAAAGCGATGCGAAGTAAACTTCCTCCCAGACATCCCACTTGGGCAGACAGAATATTCGCTACAAAAGGAAAGAGATGCACTACAGGAGGAGTTGAAGAAGAAACATTTCAACATGGCATTTGTTGACTCAAAAATGGAACTGACATTCCCACTGAGAAGAAAGGAGATAGTCGACAAAGAACCTCTTGTGGCCGATGTCCTAAAACAATGGCCAGCATTGTTTTTGGAAGATCAG gtatgTGCCGAGTTTTACCGGATTACTCAAACTAACCTGAAGAGCACGTTTTTCTCATCTTTGGATGAATACGCATCACCGATGATCAAGCTGTACAGAGCCCGTGGTGGAGCGTATGAAGAGGAAATGAAGACCCTAATTGACCAACTTGATAATCAAGTAATTATTTAG
- the LOC137090248 gene encoding beta-1,3-galactosyltransferase 2-like, with protein MMRWKRKSRYCKVALFLLLLVVVGSFIIQGQQQPCQIYQDGFATQWLQTLKTFNSTLYPNRLRELKVAPTLISNENVISASDVLKISSSEEMRDERSLKVEPYEYILNEPNACLLQAPFLVLLIAVEPKKSEARDAIRKTWGNESMAGDLGFIRLFFLGVNDDTERKKIEDESRQHHDIIQQDYMDTYNNLTLKTLMGMYWITKYCPEAKYVMKTDTDMFVNTEYLIQKLLKPKGQHTKNYFTGYIMSGFSPVRYKDSKWYMSPEEYSCSYYPIFCSGTGYVFSGDVAQRVYVASLIIPRIHLEDVYVGICLAKLKIVPEATPNDLFNNWRVPYSRCKYSNLITSHGLQPNEMIQYWQDIESNKQSLQNDGIKGLINRLSCFFWGRGSFFFST; from the coding sequence ATGATGCGATGGAAGAGGAAGAGCAGATACTGCAAGGTTGCCCTTTTCCTTCTTCTGCTTGTGGTTGTGGGAAGCTTCATTATTCAGGGCCAGCAGCAGCCCTGTCAAATCTACCAGGATGGGTTTGCTACTCAATGGCTCCAAACCTTGAAAACCTTCAACTCCACGTTATATCCAAACAGGCTGAGAGAGTTAAAAGTGGCCCCTACACTAATatcaaatgaaaatgtaatctcAGCTTCGGATGTTTTGAAGATCAGTTCAAGTGAAGAGATGAGAGACGAGAGGTCACTTAAAGTTGAGCCTTATGAGTACATCCTTAATGAGCCGAACGCATGTCTGCTGCAAGCTCCTTTCTTAGTGCTTTTGATTGCAGTTGAGCCCAAAAAATCAGAAGCCAGGGACGCCATCAGGAAGACGTGGGGCAATGAAAGTATGGCAGGAGATTTGGGTTTCATCCGTCTTTTCTTCTTAggtgtaaatgatgacacagaaagaaagaaaatagagGATGAAAGTCGACAGCATCATGACATCATTCAGCAAGATTACATGGACACTTACAACAACCTCACCCTCAAGACGCTGATGGGGATGTATTGGATCACAAAGTATTGTCCAGAGGCCAAATATGTCATGAAGACAGATACTGACATGTTTGTCAATACCGAATATCTCATACAGAAATTACTCAAGCCCAAAGGacaacacacaaaaaactaTTTCACAGGATATATCATGAGTGGCTTCTCTCCAGTTCGATACAAAGACAGCAAATGGTATATGTCCCCAGAAGAGTACTCTTGCAGCTATTACCCTATATTTTGTTCGGGAACTGGGTATGTTTTCTCAGGTGACGTGGCTCAGAGGGTATATGTGGCGTCTCTGATCATACCCAGGATACATTTAGAAGATGTTTATGTGGGTATTTGTCTAGCTAAACTAAAGATAGTGCCAGAAGCAACACCAAATGATCTGTTTAATAACTGGCGAGTGCCCTACTCCCGCTGTAAGTACAGCAACCTGATCACTTCACATGGGCTTCAACCTAATGAGATGATCCAGTACTGGCAAGACATAGAGAGCAACAAACAATCCCTGCAAAACGATGGGATAAAAGGTCTAATTAACAGattgtcatgttttttttgGGGGAGGGGTTCATTTTTTTTCAGCACATGA